Proteins encoded in a region of the Pseudomonas sp. PDNC002 genome:
- the cra gene encoding catabolite repressor/activator, translated as MKLSDIARLAGVSVTTASYVINGKAIQRRISAATVERVRAVIEEHGYHPDQQAASLRRGQTRTLGFVLPDLENPSYAKLAKLLEQGARARGYQLLIACSDDEPDTERQVLNLFRARRCDALIVASCLPASDDSHARLQAAGVPVVAVDRQLDPQRFCSVVSDDRDASQRLTASLLNPAPRNIALLGARPELIISQERAAGFRSALRDYKGQVLIEHAETFSRACGRRLMEELLAGQGQLPEALITTSYVLLEGVFDVLQALPAGWPANLRIATFGDTQLLDFVPIKVNAISQQHALIAERALDLALSAIEENNYTPGVHPIPRNLKLRTE; from the coding sequence TTGAAACTCAGTGATATCGCCCGCCTGGCCGGTGTATCGGTCACCACCGCCAGCTATGTGATCAATGGCAAGGCCATCCAGCGCCGCATCAGCGCCGCCACGGTGGAACGCGTGCGCGCGGTGATCGAGGAACACGGCTACCACCCCGACCAGCAGGCGGCCAGCCTGCGCCGCGGGCAGACCCGCACCCTGGGCTTCGTCCTGCCGGACCTGGAAAACCCCAGCTACGCCAAGCTCGCCAAGCTGCTGGAACAAGGCGCCCGCGCGCGCGGCTACCAGTTGCTGATCGCCTGCTCGGACGACGAGCCGGACACCGAGCGCCAGGTGCTAAACCTGTTCCGCGCGCGACGCTGCGACGCACTGATCGTCGCCAGCTGCCTGCCCGCCAGCGACGACAGCCATGCGCGCCTGCAGGCCGCCGGCGTGCCGGTGGTCGCAGTGGACCGCCAGCTCGACCCGCAGCGGTTCTGCTCGGTGGTCAGCGATGACCGCGACGCCAGCCAGCGCCTGACCGCCAGCCTGCTGAACCCGGCGCCGCGGAACATCGCCCTGCTCGGCGCGCGGCCGGAACTGATCATTTCCCAGGAGCGCGCCGCCGGCTTCCGCAGCGCCCTGCGCGACTACAAGGGCCAGGTGCTGATCGAGCACGCCGAGACCTTCAGCCGAGCCTGTGGCCGCCGCCTGATGGAGGAACTGCTGGCCGGTCAGGGCCAGTTGCCCGAGGCGCTGATCACGACGTCCTACGTGCTGCTCGAAGGTGTGTTCGACGTGCTCCAGGCACTGCCCGCCGGCTGGCCGGCCAACCTGCGCATCGCCACCTTCGGCGACACTCAGTTGCTGGACTTCGTGCCGATCAAGGTCAACGCCATTTCCCAGCAGCACGCACTGATCGCCGAGCGCGCGCTGGACCTGGCGCTGAGCGCCATCGAAGAGAACAACTACACGCCCGGCGTGCATCCGATTCCGCGCAACCTGAAGCTGCGCACGGAGTAA
- a CDS encoding TatD family hydrolase, translated as MRLIDTHNHLDCPDFAQDRAAVLQRSRELGVERQVLLGVFRENWEDVWALVESEPDLYAALGLHPIYLARHRPEHLAALREWLERLAGHPKLCAVGEIGLDYYLEDLDRDDQQAIFEEQLRIAIDFELPVLLHVRHAHAAMIATLKRYKPKRQGIVHAFAGSREEAREYLKLGFRLGLGGAPTWPQANRLRKVVPEIPLESIVLETDSPDMAPAMYPGVRNSPEHLPEICTALAALKGISPEELASTSTRNAMELFGWR; from the coding sequence ATGCGCCTGATCGATACCCACAACCACCTCGACTGCCCGGACTTCGCGCAGGACCGTGCTGCCGTGCTGCAACGCAGCCGCGAGTTGGGTGTGGAGCGTCAGGTGCTGCTGGGGGTCTTCCGCGAGAACTGGGAAGACGTCTGGGCGCTGGTGGAAAGCGAGCCGGATCTGTACGCCGCGCTTGGCCTGCATCCGATCTACCTGGCACGCCATCGCCCGGAACACCTGGCGGCGCTGCGCGAATGGCTCGAACGCCTGGCCGGTCACCCGAAGCTCTGTGCGGTAGGCGAGATCGGTCTGGATTACTACCTGGAAGACCTCGACCGCGATGACCAGCAGGCCATCTTCGAAGAGCAACTGCGCATCGCCATCGACTTCGAACTGCCGGTGTTGCTGCACGTGCGCCACGCCCACGCGGCGATGATCGCCACGCTCAAGCGCTACAAGCCCAAACGCCAGGGCATCGTCCACGCCTTCGCCGGCAGCCGCGAGGAAGCCCGCGAATACCTCAAGTTGGGCTTCCGCCTGGGCCTGGGCGGCGCGCCGACCTGGCCGCAGGCCAACCGCCTGCGCAAGGTGGTACCGGAGATTCCGCTGGAATCCATCGTGCTGGAAACCGACTCGCCGGACATGGCGCCGGCCATGTACCCCGGCGTGCGCAACAGCCCCGAGCACCTGCCGGAGATCTGCACGGCGTTGGCGGCATTGAAGGGCATCAGCCCGGAAGAACTGGCCAGCACCAGCACGCGCAACGCGATGGAACTGTTCGGCTGGAGGTAG